A single Paratractidigestivibacter faecalis DNA region contains:
- the rplF gene encoding 50S ribosomal protein L6 — protein MSRIGKKPVQIPAGVTVEIEGTTVTVKGSMGELTRSFSELIKFEQEGEEINVIRVDESTESNAQQGLSRTLLHNMVLGVSEGFEKKLELTGVGYRVALKGKDLDLSLGYSHPVIYKAPENIEFLVPDNTHITVKGISKEQVGQVAAEIRMKRPPEPYKGKGIHYEGEHIRRKLGKAAK, from the coding sequence GTGTCTCGTATTGGTAAGAAGCCTGTCCAGATTCCGGCAGGAGTGACTGTCGAGATCGAGGGCACCACCGTTACCGTCAAGGGCTCCATGGGCGAGCTGACCCGCTCCTTCTCCGAGCTCATCAAGTTCGAGCAGGAGGGCGAGGAGATCAACGTCATCCGCGTTGACGAGTCCACCGAGTCCAACGCTCAGCAGGGCCTGTCCCGCACCCTTCTTCACAACATGGTTCTGGGCGTCTCCGAGGGCTTCGAGAAGAAGCTCGAGCTCACCGGCGTCGGCTACCGTGTTGCCCTCAAGGGTAAGGACCTGGACCTCTCCCTCGGCTACTCTCACCCCGTGATCTACAAGGCCCCCGAGAACATCGAGTTCCTCGTGCCTGACAACACCCACATCACGGTCAAGGGCATCTCCAAGGAGCAGGTCGGCCAGGTTGCCGCCGAGATTCGCATGAAGCGCCCGCCCGAGCCCTACAAGGGCAAGGGCATCCACTACGAGGGTGAGCACATCCGTCGTAAGCTCGGCAAGGCTGCCAAGTAG
- the rpsM gene encoding 30S ribosomal protein S13, translated as MARINGVDLPREKRVEIGLTYIFGIGRTRATKICAETGVDPSTRVKDLTEDEVTKIRDFIDANYTTEGDLRREVRQNVSRLMEIGCYRGLRHRKGLPVRGQRTHTNARTRKGKKRQIGGKKK; from the coding sequence TTGGCCCGTATTAACGGCGTCGATCTGCCGCGCGAGAAGCGCGTCGAGATCGGACTCACTTACATTTTCGGCATCGGCCGCACCCGCGCCACCAAGATCTGCGCGGAGACTGGTGTTGATCCTTCCACTCGCGTCAAGGACCTGACTGAGGACGAGGTCACCAAGATTCGTGACTTCATCGATGCCAACTACACCACCGAGGGTGATCTTCGCCGCGAGGTGAGGCAGAACGTCTCCCGTCTGATGGAGATCGGCTGCTACCGTGGCCTCCGTCACCGCAAGGGCCTGCCTGTCCGTGGCCAGCGTACGCACACCAACGCTCGCACCCGCAAGGGCAAGAAGCGTCAAATCGGTGGCAAGAAGAAGTAG
- the rpmJ gene encoding 50S ribosomal protein L36: MKVRPSVKKMCDKCKIIRRHGKVYVICENPRHKQRQG, encoded by the coding sequence ATGAAGGTACGTCCTTCGGTCAAGAAGATGTGCGACAAGTGCAAGATCATTCGTCGCCACGGCAAGGTTTACGTCATCTGCGAGAACCCGCGCCACAAGCAGCGTCAGGGCTAA
- the rplQ gene encoding 50S ribosomal protein L17: MRHNKKRGMKLGTDASHTKAMKKSLVLALLQNDRIKTLDSRAKAIRGDVDKVITWAKKGDLHSRRLAIAKVGDKEVVREVFEKAAQGMWADRNGGYTRIMKLGPRKGDCAEVVVMELVTEPVQSKAAKVTKVEEAPVEEPKAEETAE, from the coding sequence ATGCGTCACAACAAGAAGAGGGGCATGAAGCTCGGCACTGACGCCAGCCACACCAAGGCTATGAAGAAGAGCCTGGTTCTCGCCCTGCTCCAGAACGATCGTATCAAGACCCTTGACTCCCGCGCCAAGGCCATCCGCGGCGACGTGGACAAGGTCATCACGTGGGCCAAGAAGGGCGACCTGCACTCCCGCCGTCTTGCCATCGCCAAGGTCGGTGACAAGGAGGTCGTGCGCGAGGTCTTCGAGAAGGCCGCTCAGGGCATGTGGGCTGACCGCAACGGCGGCTACACCCGCATCATGAAGCTTGGTCCCCGCAAGGGCGACTGCGCCGAGGTCGTCGTGATGGAGCTCGTCACCGAGCCCGTCCAGTCCAAGGCCGCCAAGGTCACCAAGGTCGAGGAGGCTCCCGTCGAGGAGCCCAAGGCTGAGGAGACCGCTGAGTAG
- the infA gene encoding translation initiation factor IF-1, which produces MSKQDAIELEGKVVEPLPNAMFNVELENGKTILCTISGKIRMNYIRILPGDRVVVEISPYDLTRGRITYRYK; this is translated from the coding sequence TTGAGCAAGCAGGATGCAATCGAGCTTGAGGGCAAGGTCGTAGAGCCGCTGCCCAACGCCATGTTTAACGTGGAGCTTGAGAACGGCAAGACCATTCTCTGCACCATCTCGGGCAAGATTCGCATGAACTACATCAGGATTCTCCCTGGTGACCGCGTGGTCGTGGAGATTTCTCCCTACGACCTCACGAGGGGCCGCATCACTTACCGCTACAAGTAG
- a CDS encoding adenylate kinase, producing the protein MNIVLLGAPGAGKGTQAQKLVAEFGFAHISTGDLLRAAVKAGTKLGVEAKGYMDAGKLVPDALVIDLVKERLEADDAQNGFILDGFPRNTAQAVTLDSELAAMGRNLDAALLVAVPSESVVARLSSRRTCKSCGYTAPAGVDVCPRCNGEMYQRDDDKPETIRHRLDVYENQTAPLVEYYKGHSILKEVNGDRPVDEVYADVKALLAL; encoded by the coding sequence GTGAACATCGTTCTTCTCGGCGCTCCGGGCGCTGGCAAGGGTACTCAGGCTCAGAAGCTCGTTGCCGAGTTCGGCTTCGCGCACATCTCCACCGGCGATCTTCTCCGTGCCGCTGTCAAGGCCGGCACCAAGCTCGGCGTGGAGGCCAAGGGCTACATGGACGCCGGCAAGCTCGTCCCGGACGCCCTGGTCATTGACCTGGTCAAGGAACGCCTCGAGGCTGACGACGCCCAGAACGGCTTCATTCTTGACGGCTTCCCGCGCAACACCGCCCAGGCCGTGACCCTTGACTCCGAGCTGGCCGCCATGGGCCGCAACCTCGACGCCGCCCTTCTGGTCGCCGTCCCCTCCGAGTCCGTGGTTGCCCGCCTGAGCTCCCGCCGCACCTGCAAGTCCTGCGGCTACACCGCTCCGGCCGGCGTCGACGTCTGCCCCCGCTGCAACGGCGAGATGTACCAGCGCGATGACGACAAGCCCGAGACCATCAGGCACCGCCTGGACGTCTACGAGAACCAGACCGCTCCGCTGGTCGAGTACTACAAGGGTCACTCCATCCTCAAGGAGGTCAACGGAGACCGTCCCGTCGACGAGGTCTATGCCGACGTCAAGGCTCTTCTCGCCCTATGA
- the secY gene encoding preprotein translocase subunit SecY gives MLKGLANAFRVPELRKKLLLTCGILLLYRFGAYLPVPGVPFQDMLGAYQAGLSSNGAMAVLNLFSGGALSRMSVFSLGIMPYITAQIILQLMQAVIPGLGELAKEGEAGQRKITQYTRYLTIGLALLNAVGYLFLFGSYGVSFANMGIPVALENVIVVFTLLVGAIIIMWLGEVITQRGIGNGMSLIIFANIMSGLPTSLISSVTTTGNVVLTVITLLVIVAIIPVIVYVERGQRRIPVQYAKRVVGRRMMGGQSTYLPIKVNTAGVVPIIFASAVLYLPAQLAVFFPTVGWVQAVASALSTGWLNWVLSVLLIVAFAYFYSSMVFNPTETADQLRKQGGFIPGVRPGAATADYIKDCIDHVTLPGALFMSLLAVVPTIIFWFTGNSLIQAFGGTSVLIMVGVAMDTLSSLESQLKMHNYDGFFK, from the coding sequence GTGCTAAAGGGACTTGCCAACGCGTTTCGCGTTCCGGAGCTGAGGAAGAAGCTCCTCCTCACGTGCGGCATCCTTCTGCTGTATCGCTTTGGAGCCTACCTTCCCGTTCCGGGTGTGCCGTTCCAGGACATGCTCGGCGCCTATCAGGCCGGCCTGTCCTCCAACGGCGCGATGGCTGTGCTCAACCTGTTCTCAGGTGGCGCCCTTTCCCGCATGTCCGTGTTCAGCCTGGGCATCATGCCCTACATCACCGCGCAGATCATTCTGCAGCTGATGCAGGCGGTCATCCCGGGCCTCGGCGAGCTTGCTAAGGAGGGCGAGGCCGGTCAGCGCAAGATCACGCAGTACACGCGCTACCTCACGATCGGCCTCGCTCTTCTCAACGCCGTCGGTTACCTGTTCCTATTTGGCAGCTACGGCGTGAGCTTCGCCAACATGGGCATCCCCGTGGCGCTCGAGAACGTCATTGTGGTGTTTACGTTGCTCGTTGGCGCAATCATCATTATGTGGCTCGGCGAAGTCATCACCCAGCGCGGTATCGGCAACGGCATGTCGCTCATCATCTTTGCGAACATCATGTCCGGCCTGCCCACCTCGCTCATCTCGTCTGTCACCACTACCGGCAACGTCGTCCTCACCGTGATCACGCTCCTCGTGATCGTCGCCATCATCCCCGTGATCGTCTACGTGGAGCGTGGCCAGAGGCGCATCCCCGTCCAGTACGCCAAGCGCGTCGTCGGACGCAGGATGATGGGTGGCCAGTCCACCTACCTGCCGATCAAGGTCAACACCGCTGGCGTCGTGCCCATCATCTTCGCCTCCGCGGTGCTGTATCTTCCGGCGCAGCTCGCCGTCTTCTTCCCGACCGTCGGTTGGGTCCAGGCGGTTGCAAGCGCGCTCTCCACGGGTTGGCTCAACTGGGTCCTCTCCGTGCTCCTGATCGTGGCCTTTGCGTACTTCTACTCCTCGATGGTCTTCAATCCCACGGAGACCGCCGACCAGCTGCGCAAGCAGGGCGGCTTCATTCCGGGCGTTCGTCCGGGTGCCGCCACGGCGGATTACATCAAGGACTGCATCGACCACGTGACGCTGCCCGGCGCCCTGTTCATGTCACTCCTGGCCGTCGTTCCTACCATCATCTTCTGGTTCACGGGCAACTCCTTGATCCAGGCGTTCGGCGGAACGTCCGTCCTCATCATGGTCGGCGTTGCAATGGACACGCTCTCCTCGCTAGAGAGCCAGCTCAAGATGCATAACTACGACGGGTTCTTCAAGTAG
- the rpsD gene encoding 30S ribosomal protein S4: MAVDRTPVLKRCRQLGIDPVVMGINKTSNREPQRRRRQQSEYGVQLKEKQKAKFIYGVLEDQFHKYYDLAKKRPGITGDNLMSILECRLDNVVFRLGFARTRKEARQTVRHGHITVNGKRVDIPSYQVKAGDVVAVAPKFKDLLPIKEALISTEHMAVPSWLEVDIEKLSGNVLQVPSRDQIDLDIDAQLIVELYSK, from the coding sequence ATGGCTGTTGATAGGACTCCCGTCCTTAAGAGGTGCCGCCAGCTCGGCATCGACCCCGTTGTGATGGGCATTAACAAGACTTCCAACCGCGAGCCGCAGCGTCGTCGTCGCCAGCAGAGCGAGTACGGCGTCCAGCTCAAGGAGAAGCAGAAGGCCAAGTTCATCTATGGCGTTCTGGAGGACCAGTTCCACAAGTACTACGACCTGGCCAAGAAGCGCCCGGGCATCACCGGTGACAACCTGATGAGCATCCTCGAGTGCCGTCTTGACAACGTTGTCTTCCGTCTTGGCTTCGCCCGCACCCGCAAGGAGGCCCGCCAGACCGTCCGTCACGGTCACATCACCGTGAACGGCAAGCGCGTCGACATCCCCTCCTACCAGGTCAAGGCTGGCGACGTCGTGGCTGTCGCCCCCAAGTTCAAGGACCTTCTCCCCATCAAGGAGGCCCTGATCTCCACCGAGCACATGGCTGTTCCCAGCTGGCTCGAGGTTGACATCGAGAAGCTTTCCGGCAACGTCCTCCAGGTCCCCTCGCGCGATCAGATCGACCTTGATATCGACGCGCAGCTGATCGTCGAGCTCTACTCCAAGTAA
- the rplR gene encoding 50S ribosomal protein L18: MNKFQAKKAGLERRKRRVRGKVTGTADRPRLAVHRTNAHIYAQVIDDVDGKTICAASTLDPEFRATGKLGSNKEAAAFVGELVGKRAVEKGVTTVRFDRGGRLYHGRVQALADGARNAGLKF; encoded by the coding sequence ATGAACAAGTTTCAGGCTAAGAAGGCGGGTCTCGAGCGCCGCAAGCGCCGTGTCCGCGGCAAGGTGACCGGCACCGCCGATCGTCCGCGTCTGGCCGTCCACCGCACCAACGCCCACATTTATGCTCAGGTCATCGACGACGTCGATGGCAAGACCATCTGCGCGGCCTCTACCCTCGATCCCGAGTTCCGTGCCACCGGCAAGCTGGGCTCCAACAAGGAGGCTGCTGCCTTCGTCGGCGAGCTCGTCGGCAAGCGCGCCGTCGAGAAGGGCGTCACCACGGTCCGCTTTGACCGCGGTGGCCGTCTCTATCACGGTCGCGTCCAGGCTCTGGCAGACGGTGCCCGCAACGCGGGCCTGAAGTTCTAG
- the rpsE gene encoding 30S ribosomal protein S5, whose protein sequence is MARDRKRQQDTDLQERVVYIHRVSKTVKGGRRMSLLALVVVGDGKGNVGLGMGKSAEVPLAIQKGVEDAKKNMFHVEVTGEGTIPHEVEGHFGAGRVLIKPAVPGTGVIAGGPVRPLFELAGITNVLSKSMGTDNALNSIKAAAEGLKALSTPAQTAERRGLTVAEMFVGKEN, encoded by the coding sequence ATGGCACGAGATCGTAAGCGCCAGCAGGACACGGATCTTCAGGAGCGCGTCGTCTACATCCACCGCGTCTCCAAGACCGTCAAGGGCGGCCGTCGCATGTCCCTTCTCGCCCTCGTTGTCGTCGGTGACGGCAAGGGCAACGTTGGTCTTGGCATGGGCAAGTCCGCTGAGGTGCCCCTGGCCATCCAGAAGGGCGTCGAGGACGCCAAGAAGAACATGTTCCACGTCGAGGTCACGGGCGAGGGCACCATTCCTCACGAGGTCGAGGGCCACTTTGGCGCCGGCCGCGTCCTGATCAAGCCCGCCGTCCCTGGTACCGGCGTCATCGCTGGCGGCCCTGTGCGTCCGCTCTTCGAGCTTGCCGGCATCACCAACGTCCTGTCCAAGTCCATGGGCACGGACAATGCTCTCAACAGCATCAAGGCTGCTGCCGAGGGCCTCAAGGCTCTCTCCACGCCCGCCCAGACCGCTGAGCGCCGTGGCCTGACCGTCGCCGAGATGTTCGTCGGGAAGGAGAACTAG
- the map gene encoding type I methionyl aminopeptidase, with product MIKIKTPQEIEEMKAAGSISKAALRRAGAAVKPGVSTLEIDQLVENFIRLHGATPTFKGYGGFPGSICASVNEQIVHGIPSPQVVLKDGDIISIDTGATYKGWVGDNAWTFYVGNPSDEYKGLCECTRDCLKAAIEQAVPGNRLGDIGAAVQELAESNGYGVIRDYVGHGVGHAMHEDPDVRNYGKRGRGVKLQAGMVIAIEPMIAMGTYECSVLANGWTVVTDDMLPAAHYENTVAITEDGPVILTCDDGGPWCEMQGGLE from the coding sequence ATGATTAAGATCAAGACTCCGCAAGAGATCGAGGAGATGAAGGCCGCGGGCTCCATCTCCAAGGCGGCCCTGCGCCGTGCGGGCGCCGCGGTAAAGCCAGGCGTCTCCACGCTTGAGATCGACCAGCTCGTCGAGAACTTCATCAGGCTCCATGGCGCCACGCCCACCTTCAAGGGCTACGGCGGGTTCCCCGGCAGCATCTGCGCCTCGGTCAACGAGCAGATCGTCCACGGCATCCCCTCTCCCCAGGTGGTCCTCAAGGATGGAGACATCATCTCCATCGATACGGGCGCCACGTACAAGGGGTGGGTCGGCGACAACGCCTGGACGTTCTACGTGGGCAACCCCTCCGACGAGTACAAGGGCCTCTGCGAGTGCACGCGCGATTGCCTGAAGGCCGCCATCGAGCAGGCCGTTCCCGGCAACCGTCTCGGCGACATCGGCGCCGCCGTCCAGGAGCTCGCCGAGTCCAATGGCTACGGCGTCATCCGCGATTACGTGGGCCACGGCGTCGGCCACGCCATGCACGAGGACCCCGACGTGCGCAACTACGGCAAGCGCGGTCGCGGCGTCAAGCTCCAGGCCGGCATGGTCATTGCCATCGAGCCCATGATCGCCATGGGCACGTACGAGTGCAGCGTCCTTGCCAACGGCTGGACCGTCGTGACCGATGACATGCTTCCCGCGGCTCACTACGAGAACACCGTTGCCATCACCGAGGACGGCCCCGTCATCCTCACGTGCGACGACGGGGGCCCGTGGTGCGAGATGCAGGGCGGCCTGGAGTAG
- the rplO gene encoding 50S ribosomal protein L15 yields the protein MQLNDLRPAEGSRKNRKRIGRGNSSGHGTTAGRGTKGQLSRSGGGKGAGFEGGQQPLAMRLPKLPGFINHNRVEYAPVNVSRLEEIYADGETVNGETLCAKGVIKKPFIPVKVLGNGEITKKLTVSVDKVSASAKAKIEAAGGKVETEC from the coding sequence ATGCAGCTCAACGATCTGCGTCCCGCTGAGGGCTCGCGCAAGAACCGCAAGCGCATCGGTCGCGGCAACTCTTCTGGTCACGGCACCACCGCCGGCCGCGGCACCAAGGGCCAGCTCTCCCGCTCTGGTGGCGGCAAGGGCGCCGGCTTCGAGGGCGGCCAGCAGCCGCTCGCCATGCGTCTGCCCAAGCTCCCCGGCTTCATCAACCACAACCGCGTGGAGTACGCTCCCGTGAACGTCTCTCGCCTCGAGGAGATCTACGCTGATGGCGAGACCGTCAACGGCGAGACCCTTTGCGCCAAGGGCGTCATCAAGAAGCCGTTCATCCCCGTCAAGGTCCTCGGCAACGGTGAGATCACCAAGAAGCTGACCGTCAGCGTTGACAAGGTCTCCGCTTCCGCCAAGGCCAAGATCGAGGCGGCCGGAGGAAAGGTCGAGACGGAGTGCTAA
- the rpmD gene encoding 50S ribosomal protein L30 — translation MAQSLKITLVRSAVASVKKDQTATCKALGLRKIGDTVEQPDNPSIRGMIFKVKHLVDVVEN, via the coding sequence ATGGCTCAGTCCCTCAAGATCACGCTCGTCCGCAGCGCCGTCGCCTCCGTCAAGAAGGACCAGACGGCCACCTGCAAGGCTCTCGGTCTGCGCAAGATCGGCGACACCGTCGAGCAGCCGGACAACCCGAGCATCCGTGGAATGATCTTCAAGGTCAAGCACCTTGTCGATGTTGTAGAGAACTAG
- the rpsK gene encoding 30S ribosomal protein S11, which yields MAQKKNARTTRVRRSERKNIAVGQAHIKSTFNNTIVSITDPQGNVISWQSGGTVGFKGSRKSTPFAAQLAAEAAAKAAMEHGLHKVAVFVKGPGSGRETAIRSLQAAGLEVSGIQDKTPIAHNGCRLSKRRRV from the coding sequence ATGGCGCAGAAGAAGAACGCTCGCACCACGCGCGTCCGCCGTTCCGAGCGTAAGAACATCGCTGTGGGTCAGGCCCACATCAAGAGCACGTTCAACAACACGATCGTTTCCATCACCGATCCCCAGGGCAACGTCATCTCCTGGCAGTCCGGTGGCACCGTCGGCTTCAAGGGCTCCCGTAAGTCCACGCCGTTCGCCGCTCAGCTGGCCGCCGAGGCCGCTGCCAAGGCTGCCATGGAGCACGGCCTGCACAAGGTCGCCGTCTTCGTGAAGGGCCCCGGCTCTGGTCGCGAGACCGCCATCCGTTCCCTCCAGGCCGCCGGCCTCGAGGTTTCGGGCATCCAGGACAAGACCCCCATCGCGCACAACGGTTGCCGTCTGAGCAAGCGTCGCCGCGTGTAG
- a CDS encoding type Z 30S ribosomal protein S14, giving the protein MAKTSMIVKASREPKYSTRKQNRCQRCGRPHSVYRKFGLCRVCFRELASKGELPGVRKASW; this is encoded by the coding sequence GTGGCTAAGACATCGATGATCGTCAAGGCGTCGCGTGAGCCGAAGTACTCTACGCGCAAGCAGAACCGTTGCCAGCGCTGTGGGCGTCCCCACTCCGTGTATCGCAAGTTCGGCCTCTGCCGTGTGTGCTTCCGCGAGCTTGCGAGCAAGGGCGAGCTTCCTGGCGTCCGCAAGGCTAGCTGGTAG
- a CDS encoding DNA-directed RNA polymerase subunit alpha, which produces MSEFIRPQVSVEEISENLARVSAEPLERGYGDTLGNSLRRVLLSSLEGAAVEAIQIDGVQHEFTTVEGVYEDITDIVLNVKGLVFRSMGTGDEAEASISVDGPMTVTGGDFNVPAEFELVNPEQVICTLGAGSHLTMKMRIGTGRGYVSGEDNERESDPIGIIHVDSLFSPVRRCAKVVEPCRVGRHTNYDRLVLEVETNGSITPRDAVVEAANIINQHMSAFMTLAEEDEQPEDASIFAQNRVEENVELDKQIEDLDLSVRSYNCLKRAGIHSVRQLVEFSENDLLNIRNFGVKSIEEVKDKLESMGLSLKA; this is translated from the coding sequence ATGTCCGAATTCATCCGACCCCAGGTGTCGGTAGAGGAGATCAGCGAGAACCTCGCGCGTGTCAGCGCCGAGCCGCTTGAGCGTGGCTATGGTGACACGCTCGGCAACTCTCTGCGTCGTGTCCTGCTGTCCTCTCTCGAGGGGGCGGCCGTGGAGGCCATTCAGATTGATGGCGTCCAGCACGAGTTCACGACTGTCGAGGGCGTCTACGAGGACATCACCGACATCGTGCTCAACGTCAAGGGCCTTGTCTTCCGCTCCATGGGCACTGGCGACGAGGCTGAGGCCTCTATCTCCGTCGACGGTCCCATGACCGTCACCGGTGGGGACTTCAACGTCCCGGCCGAGTTCGAGCTCGTCAACCCCGAGCAGGTCATCTGCACCCTCGGCGCTGGCTCTCACCTCACCATGAAGATGCGCATCGGCACTGGCCGCGGCTACGTCTCTGGTGAGGACAACGAGCGCGAGAGCGATCCCATTGGCATCATCCACGTGGATTCTCTCTTCTCGCCCGTTCGCCGCTGCGCCAAGGTCGTCGAGCCCTGCCGTGTTGGTCGTCACACCAACTACGACCGTCTGGTTCTTGAGGTTGAGACCAACGGCTCCATCACTCCGCGTGATGCCGTCGTCGAGGCCGCCAACATCATCAACCAGCACATGTCGGCGTTCATGACGCTGGCCGAGGAGGACGAGCAGCCCGAGGACGCCTCAATCTTTGCCCAGAACAGGGTTGAGGAAAACGTCGAGCTTGACAAGCAGATCGAGGACCTGGACCTTTCCGTCCGCTCCTATAACTGCCTGAAGCGCGCCGGTATCCACTCCGTCCGCCAGCTCGTCGAGTTCTCTGAGAACGACCTTCTGAACATCAGAAACTTCGGCGTCAAGTCCATCGAGGAAGTCAAGGACAAGCTCGAGAGCATGGGCCTGTCCCTCAAGGCCTAG
- the rpsH gene encoding 30S ribosomal protein S8 — protein MKITDPISDMLTRIRNANSANKAEVSMPSTKVLVEVARVICEEGYIAGYEVEDTTPQKTLHITLKYGERHAKVIRGIRRISKPGLRIYSTADKLPRVLGGLGTAVISTSKGMMCDRDARKQGIGGEVIAYVW, from the coding sequence ATGAAGATTACCGATCCCATTTCTGACATGCTGACGCGCATTCGCAACGCGAACTCCGCCAACAAGGCTGAGGTCTCCATGCCCTCCACCAAGGTTCTGGTCGAGGTTGCCCGCGTCATCTGCGAGGAGGGCTACATCGCTGGCTACGAGGTCGAGGATACGACCCCCCAGAAGACCCTCCACATCACGCTGAAGTACGGCGAGCGCCACGCCAAGGTCATCCGTGGCATCCGCCGCATCTCCAAGCCTGGTCTTCGCATCTACTCCACCGCCGACAAGCTTCCGCGCGTCCTCGGTGGTCTCGGCACCGCCGTCATCTCCACCTCCAAGGGCATGATGTGCGACCGCGATGCTCGCAAGCAGGGCATCGGCGGCGAGGTCATCGCCTACGTCTGGTAA